The following coding sequences lie in one Jonesia denitrificans DSM 20603 genomic window:
- the yicI gene encoding alpha-xylosidase, translating to MKFSHGYWLTRDGYTVLRPKDIDTVEERDGALVVYAPTAPIETRGDTLNRPLITTTFTAPIPDVIGVEIVHHKGRIDPGPHFALAAQEGAATITVADPHSGVPATITSGRLTATVSTDGPWHVDFSGQGRHLTSSMDRSVGVVSHTSGDRYVYEQLTMGVSENIFGLGERFGAFVKNGQVVDVWNEDGGTASEQAYKNVPFYLSDAGYGVFIDTPDHVSLEIGSEVVSRTQISVPGSRLRYFVIYGETPKDILSTYTALTGRPAAVPAWSYGTWLSTSFTTNYDEATVMSFIDGMIDRELPLSVFHFDCFWMRGFHWTDFVWHPDTFPDPQGMLNRIKAKDLHICVWINPYIAQRSHLFDEGMAKGYLVTEPDGSVWQWDMWQAGMALVDFTNPDATAWYVSHLKQLLDMGVDAFKTDFGERIPTNVVWHDGSDPQRMHNYYTLLFNKAVFDLLERERGTGEAVVFARSATAGGQQYPVHWGGDCESTFVAMAESLRGGLSLSLSGFGYWSHDIGGFEGTPDPAVFKRWVAFGFMSSHSRFHGSDSYRVPWAFDDESVAVTRLFSTLKMSLMPYLGRLGEEAATHGIPVMRPMLLEFPADRTARTIGTQYMLGDALLVAPVFDEHTAEFYVPEGTWTSLLTGDTYTGPRWYRKDMGFDDMPILARPGSVIPRGATTTRPDYPWAHDVTLHAYAFPDGHNTTVTIPASSATTQAARFTVWRDGDTLHARRDEGTGPWSLAIGGTSIRHHTTEKTASVTLAG from the coding sequence ATGAAATTTTCACACGGCTACTGGCTGACCCGCGACGGGTACACGGTCCTCCGCCCTAAGGACATTGATACCGTGGAAGAACGGGACGGAGCGTTGGTGGTGTACGCACCCACCGCGCCCATCGAGACGCGAGGGGACACCCTCAACCGCCCGCTGATCACAACCACGTTCACCGCCCCCATTCCCGATGTGATTGGGGTTGAGATCGTGCACCACAAGGGGCGCATCGATCCAGGTCCTCATTTTGCTCTTGCTGCGCAGGAAGGGGCCGCGACCATCACGGTCGCGGACCCGCACTCAGGTGTGCCAGCGACGATCACCTCAGGACGCCTGACCGCAACGGTGTCCACTGATGGCCCGTGGCATGTTGATTTTTCCGGGCAAGGGCGCCACCTCACCTCATCAATGGACCGGTCCGTGGGTGTTGTGTCCCACACCAGTGGGGACCGCTACGTGTATGAGCAGCTCACGATGGGTGTCTCCGAAAACATTTTTGGGTTAGGGGAGCGATTCGGGGCGTTTGTGAAAAACGGCCAGGTCGTTGATGTGTGGAACGAAGACGGCGGAACAGCCTCCGAACAGGCCTACAAAAACGTACCGTTCTACCTGTCCGACGCAGGATACGGGGTGTTCATTGACACCCCCGACCATGTGTCACTGGAAATTGGGTCTGAAGTCGTGTCCCGCACCCAAATTTCGGTGCCCGGATCAAGACTTCGCTACTTCGTCATCTATGGCGAAACGCCTAAAGACATCCTGTCCACCTATACGGCGCTGACTGGCCGCCCTGCCGCAGTGCCTGCATGGTCCTACGGAACGTGGCTGTCCACCTCATTCACAACTAACTATGACGAAGCAACAGTGATGTCATTCATTGACGGCATGATCGACCGTGAACTGCCGCTCTCTGTGTTCCATTTTGACTGCTTTTGGATGCGCGGCTTCCACTGGACCGACTTTGTTTGGCACCCAGACACGTTTCCAGATCCTCAAGGGATGCTCAACCGGATCAAAGCCAAAGACCTCCACATTTGCGTGTGGATCAACCCCTACATTGCGCAACGGTCGCACTTGTTCGACGAGGGAATGGCCAAGGGATATCTTGTCACCGAACCTGACGGATCAGTGTGGCAATGGGACATGTGGCAGGCAGGGATGGCCCTGGTTGACTTCACCAACCCCGACGCCACCGCCTGGTATGTTTCCCACCTCAAACAGCTCCTGGATATGGGGGTGGACGCGTTCAAAACTGACTTTGGCGAACGTATCCCCACCAACGTGGTGTGGCACGATGGTTCAGACCCGCAACGCATGCACAACTACTACACGCTGCTGTTCAATAAAGCGGTCTTTGACCTGCTCGAACGGGAACGCGGCACCGGCGAGGCCGTTGTCTTTGCCCGCTCAGCCACCGCCGGCGGCCAGCAATACCCTGTCCACTGGGGTGGGGACTGCGAATCGACGTTTGTGGCCATGGCTGAATCCTTGCGTGGTGGGCTCTCCCTGTCACTGAGCGGGTTTGGGTACTGGAGCCACGACATCGGTGGGTTTGAAGGCACCCCCGACCCAGCCGTGTTCAAACGTTGGGTGGCCTTTGGGTTCATGTCCTCCCACTCACGGTTCCACGGCTCTGACTCCTACCGTGTCCCGTGGGCCTTTGATGACGAATCCGTGGCTGTGACCCGCCTCTTCTCCACCTTGAAAATGTCACTGATGCCCTACCTTGGACGACTAGGTGAGGAAGCTGCAACACATGGGATCCCCGTCATGCGTCCCATGCTCCTCGAATTTCCAGCCGACCGAACCGCACGCACGATCGGCACCCAGTACATGCTCGGTGACGCCCTCCTGGTTGCCCCCGTGTTTGACGAACACACCGCCGAGTTCTACGTCCCTGAAGGCACCTGGACGTCCCTGCTTACCGGAGACACTTACACTGGTCCACGCTGGTACCGCAAGGACATGGGATTTGACGACATGCCCATCCTGGCGCGTCCAGGAAGTGTCATCCCGAGAGGCGCCACCACCACGCGCCCAGACTACCCGTGGGCGCACGACGTCACATTGCACGCCTACGCGTTCCCCGACGGGCACAACACCACCGTCACCATCCCCGCATCCAGTGCCACCACACAAGCGGCCCGATTTACCGTGTGGCGTGACGGCGACACACTTCACGCCCGCCGCGACGAAGGAACCGGCCCCTGGTCACTGGCCATCGGGGGCACATCGATCCGCCATCACACAACAGAAAAGACCGCATCGGTGACCCTTGCGGGGTAG
- a CDS encoding beta-galactosidase: protein MVHRSGRPPLGHRIAYGGDYSPEQWDPDTWRDDIALMRTAGVTLITLGVFSWADLEPHPGTYTFDWLDDVINALHDAGIAVDLATPTASPPPWMGHLHPDTLARDRDGHTMHWGSRNHFSPASATYRDYCARIVTQLVTRYVHHPAVVMWHIGNEYGQLCYSDEAATRFRNWLLERYHSIDALNDAWGTSFWSQRYGSFDEVIPPRSAPYLINPGLNLDYQRFSSDLMRDCLREQRDIIRAADPHAVITTNFMGFFPLVNYPTWVNDLDIISDDIYPDPTNERSYHDTALAHTLMRSLANGKPWMLMEQAVSAVNWRPHNVPKPVHQTRREALTAVARGARGICYFQWRASAVGSERFHSAMLPHQGPNTPHFESVCALGRELEHLSTVLPHDDNLLPHVRVALVFTWENWWATREPALPTHQLDAYAVLRRWFTALHDLGVTVDIVPPGPHLTQYDVVAVPNLYQANDSDVEALRAVSEAGHTLILGPFSGIAHGDGHIHAGYFPVPLADLTGTHGQQWVPLGHATQFTLGVDSLPVPRYADHITLASATATAVASFPADAPHGLANAPAVVHNPATDVWTLAADLDSPALKALFTRILPPDLMPGRDLPDGVEVISGALHTLIVNHTDTAHTVALASLAGHNRRHPWVGQWHDALTMTSYDGSNTVHVPAYDAVFLVAANALDRI from the coding sequence ATGGTGCACCGATCGGGACGGCCACCCCTGGGCCACCGCATCGCCTACGGCGGAGACTACAGTCCAGAACAGTGGGACCCAGACACCTGGCGTGACGATATCGCCCTCATGCGCACCGCTGGCGTCACGCTTATTACCCTCGGTGTGTTCAGCTGGGCAGACCTCGAACCACACCCCGGGACCTACACGTTTGACTGGCTCGATGACGTCATCAACGCCCTCCACGACGCGGGGATCGCCGTTGACCTCGCAACCCCCACCGCATCCCCGCCCCCATGGATGGGGCACCTCCACCCGGACACGCTTGCCCGAGACCGTGACGGCCACACCATGCACTGGGGGTCGCGCAACCACTTTTCCCCCGCATCAGCCACCTACCGTGACTACTGTGCGCGCATCGTCACCCAGCTGGTTACCCGGTACGTCCACCACCCGGCTGTGGTGATGTGGCACATCGGGAATGAATACGGGCAACTGTGCTACTCCGATGAAGCCGCCACCCGTTTTCGCAACTGGCTCCTTGAGCGCTACCACAGCATCGACGCGCTCAACGACGCGTGGGGAACCTCCTTTTGGTCCCAACGCTACGGTTCCTTCGACGAAGTCATCCCTCCCCGGAGCGCCCCCTACCTCATCAACCCCGGACTCAATCTTGACTACCAACGGTTCAGTTCCGACCTCATGCGCGACTGCCTGCGCGAACAACGCGACATCATTCGAGCCGCTGACCCACACGCCGTCATCACCACAAACTTCATGGGTTTCTTCCCCCTGGTTAATTACCCCACCTGGGTCAATGACCTCGACATCATCAGTGATGACATCTACCCCGACCCCACCAACGAGCGTTCCTACCACGACACCGCTCTCGCCCACACCCTCATGCGATCCCTGGCCAACGGCAAACCATGGATGCTCATGGAACAAGCCGTCTCTGCAGTGAACTGGCGTCCCCACAACGTCCCCAAACCCGTCCACCAAACCCGCCGCGAGGCGCTCACAGCGGTCGCTCGGGGTGCGCGTGGGATCTGCTACTTTCAGTGGCGCGCATCGGCGGTTGGGTCAGAACGATTCCACTCTGCGATGTTGCCGCATCAAGGGCCCAACACCCCTCACTTTGAGTCGGTGTGCGCACTGGGTCGTGAACTAGAACACCTGTCCACGGTGCTCCCCCACGATGACAACCTGTTACCGCATGTTCGGGTAGCTCTCGTTTTCACCTGGGAGAACTGGTGGGCCACCCGTGAACCGGCGCTCCCCACGCACCAGTTAGATGCCTATGCGGTTCTCCGTCGCTGGTTTACCGCACTGCACGACCTGGGGGTCACCGTTGACATTGTGCCGCCCGGACCGCATCTCACCCAGTATGACGTCGTTGCAGTGCCCAACCTTTACCAAGCCAACGACAGTGATGTGGAGGCGTTGCGTGCTGTGAGCGAAGCGGGCCACACCTTGATTCTTGGACCATTTTCGGGCATCGCTCATGGAGACGGGCACATCCATGCGGGGTACTTCCCGGTACCGCTGGCGGACCTCACCGGAACTCACGGACAACAATGGGTGCCCCTTGGGCACGCCACGCAGTTCACCCTCGGTGTGGACAGCCTGCCGGTGCCCAGGTACGCCGATCACATCACCCTGGCCAGTGCCACAGCCACGGCTGTGGCATCCTTTCCTGCCGATGCGCCCCACGGGTTGGCGAACGCCCCTGCGGTGGTCCACAACCCAGCAACCGATGTGTGGACCCTTGCCGCAGATCTTGACAGCCCAGCGCTGAAAGCACTGTTCACCAGGATTCTGCCACCTGACCTCATGCCTGGGCGTGACCTGCCAGACGGCGTTGAGGTGATATCCGGTGCACTGCACACTCTCATCGTGAACCACACGGACACCGCACACACAGTCGCGCTGGCAAGTCTGGCCGGGCACAACCGACGTCACCCCTGGGTGGGGCAGTGGCACGACGCCTTGACGATGACCAGCTATGACGGGTCCAATACCGTCCACGTGCCCGCCTACGATGCCGTGTTTCTCGTTGCGGCCAACGCCCTTGACAGAATCTAA
- a CDS encoding glycosyl hydrolase family 95 catalytic domain-containing protein, producing the protein MNRDETTKSTTAHPTDSPEQLSLNAPCTTWVEALPLGNGILGVMDGAHAAHTTLWINHHATWSGHPATAYQLPPAADNPTWLIEARLALARQDYPTITRILKSTQTPHSQAFLPLAHLTLTPTHSVTFISRHLDFSTATSHAIYATADNSTIHHRTWVPRADNYSPPFHLPDTPHAPPGDGSAIIHTITNHSPHTLHYTISTDTLLRPHTQHTTHRPHLTVRLPSDVAPTHETTDHHITYDHTSASQTLTWATTSAATPTTLTIAPHTTGILVLTANTPADPTEPTAPVITHLHTHAERIRDALTNAGTPPTAELAGPYARHVAAHRQMYTRTSLHIAADPHATRQFHMGRHLLITTLHPNALPITLQGLWNAELPPPWSSNYTLNINTPMNYWAADQVGLGEHHTQLRHWLTRAAAGPGRYIANALYHAPGFVLHHNSDRWGYATPAGAGHGDPAWSFWPMGGLWLTLTAWDHITYTDDLTDAAHLWPLIEGAAHFALHWLTHDGTTTHSAPSTSPEHTFTHDGTTTAITDTPTMDIALLTELHQVATHAAAMLNKDAPWLAPLGRLIADLPTPRITTSGHLAEWTHNHPSAEPNHRHLSHLIGLYPFRHLTTPELRDAAMASLNARGPESTGWALAWRIALSARARRNEDAATWIARSLRPMTQHTGPHHGGLYPSLLSAHPPFQIDGNLGYLAGVCACLIDATTDTITLLPALPPAWTQGHITGLHLPGRLTCEITWRNAAPDLVTVTLHAQARQPARRTISFGTTQRSITVTPGETLRFTGRHLQENTTQPISLKDNTGTHTGDTPPRETNHGDD; encoded by the coding sequence ATGAACCGCGACGAGACAACGAAGTCCACCACCGCACATCCCACCGACTCCCCGGAGCAACTCTCCCTGAACGCCCCCTGCACAACATGGGTCGAAGCGCTTCCCCTCGGCAATGGAATCCTTGGGGTCATGGACGGCGCCCACGCCGCCCACACCACACTCTGGATCAACCACCACGCCACCTGGTCCGGCCACCCCGCAACCGCCTACCAACTCCCCCCAGCAGCCGACAACCCCACCTGGCTCATCGAAGCACGCCTCGCCCTTGCCCGCCAGGACTACCCCACCATCACCCGCATCCTGAAAAGCACCCAAACTCCACACAGCCAAGCGTTTCTTCCCCTAGCTCACCTCACCCTCACCCCCACTCACTCCGTCACCTTCATCAGCCGCCACCTCGACTTCTCCACCGCGACCAGCCACGCCATCTACGCCACCGCTGACAACAGCACCATCCACCACCGCACCTGGGTACCCCGCGCCGACAACTACTCACCGCCCTTCCACCTCCCCGACACCCCCCACGCTCCCCCAGGCGACGGCAGCGCCATCATCCACACCATCACCAACCACAGCCCCCACACCCTGCACTACACCATCAGCACCGACACCCTCCTGCGCCCCCACACCCAGCACACCACCCACCGCCCGCACCTCACCGTGCGGCTCCCCAGCGACGTTGCCCCCACCCACGAAACAACCGACCACCACATCACCTACGATCACACCAGCGCCAGCCAAACCCTGACCTGGGCAACCACCAGTGCCGCCACCCCCACCACCCTCACCATCGCCCCTCACACCACCGGCATCCTCGTCCTCACCGCCAATACCCCCGCCGACCCCACCGAGCCCACCGCCCCCGTCATCACCCACCTCCACACACACGCCGAACGCATCCGCGACGCCCTCACCAACGCTGGCACCCCACCCACCGCAGAACTCGCCGGACCCTACGCGCGCCACGTTGCCGCGCATCGGCAGATGTACACCCGAACCAGCCTTCATATCGCCGCTGACCCACACGCCACCCGACAATTCCACATGGGCCGCCACCTCCTCATCACCACCCTGCACCCCAATGCCCTGCCCATCACTCTCCAAGGCCTCTGGAACGCCGAACTCCCCCCACCATGGAGCTCCAACTACACCCTGAACATCAACACCCCCATGAACTACTGGGCCGCCGACCAGGTTGGCCTCGGAGAACATCACACCCAACTACGCCACTGGCTGACCCGCGCCGCTGCCGGACCAGGGCGCTACATCGCCAACGCGCTCTACCACGCACCCGGCTTCGTCCTGCACCACAACAGCGACCGGTGGGGTTACGCCACCCCAGCAGGCGCCGGACACGGCGACCCAGCATGGTCGTTTTGGCCCATGGGTGGGCTCTGGCTCACCCTCACCGCATGGGACCACATCACCTACACCGACGACCTCACTGACGCCGCACACCTATGGCCCCTCATTGAAGGAGCCGCACACTTCGCCCTGCACTGGCTCACCCACGACGGCACCACCACTCACAGTGCCCCCTCCACCTCCCCCGAACACACCTTCACCCACGACGGCACCACCACAGCAATCACTGACACCCCCACAATGGACATCGCGCTACTGACCGAACTTCACCAGGTCGCCACCCACGCAGCAGCGATGCTCAACAAAGACGCCCCATGGCTCGCACCACTGGGACGCCTCATCGCGGACCTTCCCACCCCCCGCATCACCACCAGCGGCCACCTCGCCGAATGGACTCATAACCACCCCAGCGCCGAACCCAACCACCGTCACCTCTCCCACCTCATCGGGCTCTACCCGTTCCGCCACCTGACCACACCAGAACTACGCGACGCAGCCATGGCGTCCCTCAACGCCCGCGGACCCGAATCAACCGGGTGGGCACTGGCGTGGCGCATCGCACTGAGCGCCCGCGCCCGCCGCAACGAGGACGCCGCCACCTGGATTGCCCGATCCCTACGGCCCATGACACAGCACACAGGGCCCCACCACGGCGGCCTCTACCCCTCCCTCCTCAGCGCCCACCCACCCTTCCAAATTGACGGAAACCTCGGCTACCTCGCTGGAGTATGCGCGTGTCTCATTGATGCCACTACCGACACCATCACCCTGCTTCCAGCGCTCCCACCCGCGTGGACACAGGGACACATCACCGGGCTACACCTGCCCGGTAGACTCACCTGTGAGATCACATGGCGCAACGCAGCACCCGACCTCGTGACCGTGACGCTGCACGCTCAGGCCCGCCAGCCAGCACGCCGCACCATCTCGTTTGGCACCACCCAACGGTCCATCACCGTGACACCGGGTGAAACACTGCGTTTCACCGGACGTCACCTGCAAGAAAACACCACACAGCCGATTAGTCTGAAAGACAACACCGGGACACACACCGGTGACACACCACCACGAGAAACGAACCATGGCGACGATTGA
- a CDS encoding LacI family DNA-binding transcriptional regulator: MATIDDVAKAAGVSTSTVSYVLSGKRPISGPTRARVERAIRDLGYRPHAGARALASSRTNVIALVAPLRVAVNVNVIMEFVTGVVQAARTHNYDVLLLTQDDATGIDRVSSGSMVDAIIAMDIEEDDPRIPLLAQARQPAVLIGLPRDSSGLSCVDLDFFGAGTATVRHLAQLGHTSLAMLGAPEAVWKRHTSFWDRTLSGATYEANARDISLHAIACEASEVGARTAVATILSTHPDTTGLIVHNEAALPHVVAALRDRGLSIPDDMSIVAICPQHLATSQPQPLSSVTIPATAIGKVAVDMAIQRLNDPEQPAETRLLAAELTQRATTAAPHSAPVAP; the protein is encoded by the coding sequence ATGGCGACGATTGACGATGTAGCAAAAGCAGCCGGAGTGTCCACCTCCACCGTGTCCTACGTGCTGTCAGGGAAACGTCCTATATCCGGCCCCACCCGGGCACGAGTCGAACGCGCCATCCGCGACCTTGGCTACCGCCCTCACGCTGGAGCGCGCGCACTGGCCTCTTCACGCACCAACGTCATCGCACTCGTGGCACCACTACGTGTCGCCGTGAACGTCAACGTCATCATGGAGTTCGTCACCGGGGTCGTCCAAGCAGCACGCACCCACAACTACGACGTGCTCCTCCTCACCCAAGATGACGCCACCGGAATCGACCGCGTCTCCTCTGGTTCGATGGTCGATGCGATCATCGCCATGGACATCGAAGAAGACGACCCTCGTATCCCCTTACTCGCTCAAGCACGACAACCAGCTGTGCTCATCGGCCTGCCGCGCGACAGTTCCGGGCTCTCCTGCGTCGACCTTGATTTCTTTGGGGCGGGCACAGCAACCGTTCGCCACCTCGCTCAATTGGGCCACACCTCTCTCGCGATGCTCGGTGCACCCGAAGCTGTGTGGAAACGACATACCTCGTTTTGGGACCGCACCTTATCTGGGGCCACTTATGAAGCAAACGCCCGGGACATTAGCCTGCACGCAATTGCCTGCGAAGCATCAGAAGTTGGCGCACGCACCGCGGTAGCCACTATCCTGAGCACCCACCCTGACACGACCGGGCTCATTGTCCATAACGAAGCAGCGCTACCACACGTGGTTGCTGCCCTGCGTGACCGGGGGCTTTCCATCCCGGACGACATGTCCATTGTCGCAATCTGCCCCCAACACCTTGCCACTTCCCAGCCTCAACCACTGAGTTCAGTGACCATCCCCGCAACAGCCATTGGGAAAGTCGCCGTTGACATGGCCATTCAACGCCTCAACGACCCCGAACAACCAGCCGAAACGCGACTACTCGCCGCTGAGCTCACTCAACGGGCAACCACTGCAGCGCCTCACAGCGCGCCTGTTGCCCCCTAG
- a CDS encoding carbohydrate ABC transporter permease: MSVELSQAARGPQKVFTPAEIAALPIDHRIDGIPNQRRHRNANRPVWEESPSTWGMIGKFLILTVVVGLVAIPMWGIVVTSLSDAKTVQEAGGLVLFPKGITFASYAQLLSGGVVAQAAWVSVIVTVTGTVIATVVSALAAYGLSKPGTALHRPILFLFIITMFFSAGLIPTYLWISSLGLRNSLWALILPTCISAFNLLIMRNFFMGIDTGIIEAARIDGASEWKILFSIVMPMSKAVTAVIALFYGVGFWNAFFNAVLYIDDSSKWPLQMVLRQYVLQGQSIPGVDFTVAQGQLNSVSIKMAIMVLAVLPILIVYPFVQKHFTKGVIFGAIKG; encoded by the coding sequence GTGTCTGTCGAACTGTCACAAGCGGCCCGCGGTCCGCAGAAAGTCTTCACACCTGCAGAGATTGCTGCGCTTCCCATCGACCACCGCATCGATGGGATCCCCAACCAGCGCCGTCACCGCAACGCCAACAGACCAGTATGGGAGGAAAGCCCATCGACATGGGGGATGATCGGAAAGTTCCTCATCCTCACCGTGGTTGTCGGGCTTGTTGCGATCCCCATGTGGGGGATTGTGGTGACCTCGTTGTCTGATGCAAAGACCGTGCAAGAAGCCGGTGGTTTGGTGCTGTTCCCCAAGGGCATCACGTTCGCGTCCTACGCGCAATTACTGTCGGGTGGGGTTGTTGCTCAAGCTGCGTGGGTCTCAGTCATTGTTACCGTGACTGGAACGGTGATAGCCACTGTTGTTTCAGCGTTGGCTGCCTACGGGTTGTCTAAACCTGGCACCGCATTACACCGGCCTATTTTGTTCCTCTTCATCATTACGATGTTCTTTTCCGCTGGGCTGATCCCCACATATTTGTGGATTTCCTCGTTGGGTCTGCGCAACAGTTTGTGGGCGCTCATTTTGCCCACCTGTATTTCTGCGTTCAACCTGCTCATTATGCGGAACTTCTTCATGGGGATTGACACCGGCATCATCGAAGCAGCCCGTATTGATGGCGCATCAGAATGGAAAATCCTCTTCTCCATTGTGATGCCCATGTCCAAGGCAGTCACTGCCGTGATCGCGCTCTTTTACGGGGTGGGGTTCTGGAACGCGTTCTTCAACGCGGTGCTCTACATTGATGACTCGTCCAAGTGGCCATTGCAAATGGTGCTCCGCCAGTATGTGCTTCAAGGGCAGTCTATTCCGGGAGTTGACTTCACGGTCGCTCAGGGACAGCTGAACTCAGTGTCGATCAAAATGGCCATCATGGTGTTGGCGGTGCTCCCCATCCTTATCGTGTACCCATTCGTGCAAAAGCACTTCACCAAGGGTGTCATTTTTGGTGCGATCAAGGGGTAG
- a CDS encoding ABC transporter permease produces the protein MTTTHHEPYAGDIPVRRMTLWQKIVRDRTFIIMTIPAVVLIIVFNYIPMIGNIGAFQDYNPYGGITGSPWVGLENFLDVLTSASFANALKNTLLITTFSLLFYFPVPIFLAVLMNSILSTKVRTVVQSVIYLPHFFSWVLVITIFQQFVGGASPLSQWMIRNGDAPLQIMTNPDTFIALVTTQAIWKDAGWGMIIFLAALSTVNPSLYEAAVVDGAGKMRRLWHITLPALRPVIVLLLILRLGDALNVGFEQMYLQRDAVGSGASDVLDTFVYFEGIQYSKWGFALAAGLMKGIVALLLVLGANKLAHRMGEAGVYQKAG, from the coding sequence ATGACCACCACCCACCACGAACCCTACGCGGGAGACATCCCTGTTCGTAGGATGACCCTGTGGCAAAAAATCGTGCGAGATCGCACATTCATTATCATGACGATCCCAGCGGTCGTCCTCATCATTGTCTTCAACTACATCCCGATGATCGGGAACATTGGAGCCTTCCAGGACTACAACCCATACGGCGGCATCACTGGAAGCCCTTGGGTAGGGCTTGAGAACTTCCTCGACGTCCTCACCTCAGCGTCCTTCGCCAACGCGCTGAAAAACACCCTGCTTATCACAACGTTCTCGTTGCTGTTCTACTTCCCAGTTCCTATCTTCCTCGCGGTACTCATGAACTCGATTTTGAGTACCAAAGTGCGAACCGTGGTGCAGTCAGTCATCTACCTCCCGCACTTCTTCTCCTGGGTACTTGTCATCACGATCTTCCAACAATTCGTTGGTGGCGCCAGCCCACTATCCCAATGGATGATCCGCAACGGGGACGCCCCCTTGCAGATCATGACCAACCCGGACACGTTCATCGCACTGGTGACTACCCAAGCGATCTGGAAAGACGCAGGGTGGGGCATGATCATCTTCCTGGCAGCACTGTCCACCGTGAACCCGTCGCTGTACGAAGCCGCCGTTGTTGATGGCGCCGGGAAAATGCGCCGCCTATGGCACATCACGCTGCCAGCACTCCGACCCGTCATTGTCCTGCTTCTCATTTTGCGTCTCGGGGACGCCCTCAACGTTGGGTTCGAGCAAATGTATCTGCAACGTGATGCCGTCGGCTCTGGAGCATCCGATGTCCTTGACACCTTCGTGTACTTCGAAGGTATTCAATACTCCAAATGGGGATTTGCGCTCGCAGCTGGGCTGATGAAAGGTATCGTGGCGCTCCTCCTTGTTCTTGGGGCCAATAAACTCGCTCACCGTATGGGTGAAGCCGGCGTCTACCAGAAGGCGGGATAA